From the genome of Triticum aestivum cultivar Chinese Spring chromosome 1A, IWGSC CS RefSeq v2.1, whole genome shotgun sequence:
TCGGCGGAGCGGGTGCAGGCCGGTGGGGAAGGGCGCCGGCGTGGTCGCGTCGGGCTATGGTCGATGTCGAGCGATGACGGGGTCGAGGCGCGGCATCAGGGCGGCCTTGGTCGATCCGGCCATGGAGCTAGACTGCGGGGATGAGGAGGCATCGGCGACGACGGTGGGGCGTGGCGACGTGggtctggcggcggcggctggtcgaTCCCCCCAGATCCAATCGGGgcagaggggagaggtggatcgagggagtgggggggaagtggggcgaccggtgggttagggtttcggtcgggtaCGGGGGAAATAGGCCAGGGGTATTGGGGTGGGCCGGCTGACTGCTAGGTGGGCCGAGAGGCCCAGGGAGAGGGGGggttctattttattttagtttagttattactgttttctattttctatttcatttcatttcttcctttttttgttttattaaaTTTATGTTTTTATGAAATACCCAAGTTGTACCTAAAATATTATTAATACCTATGCCACTACCACAACTATCTTGGAACCTAATATAAAAtcgtttgtaattgtttattatttgataatcatttaactaattgtttttgctactgttttattcatcttatagtatttaaatattttataaaggtgtggcttctccaccataattacctatacaatatttggttcactccgaacattttagttttaatattcgaaaacttttattattattttttgattgattttgaatttgatttcgaatcggtttcgatctaacgcgaggttagcaacagtaaccgaggtgacatggcatcgttaacgcgggattactatagcttaattacccgggcgtcacagtaaGGTAGGTGGAAGAAGcacccttatatagcaaccctaaaaaTCAAACCGTTACTGCGTTTTCTGTACTACAGCGGCACAACCGCTCCTTGTCccgtacaaccgggactcacggtttacgtgcagaaccctaccaggcggtacaaccgggcgaccaggcggtagtaccggtttaagagaacaaccggaccaaccgcccagccaccgctcaaCTACCGCATAGAAACAgtagggagtcacccctgagtgtGGTAGTCGAGCGGTACAGGACCGGTGCAACCGCTTGGCCTTGAGCGCTCGGGGTGGCTAAGTCCTGAGCAGTACAACCGCTCCGGGCACCGGTGGTACCGGTACGACCGGACCAACCGAgccaccaccgcccgagtaccgcatcaaaacagaagtcTGACCGGTACTTGGCCGGAACAACCGCCCTAGTCATTGCTGAGCATGTTGGCGGTGCCACTGCCCGGAAGCAGCGGTACAACCACTCGAACAAAACTGGTAAGCGTCAAGAACCAGCGGTACAACTGCTCCTagcgagcggtacaaccgctgggaagcCACAGTGAGCAGTAGGATAAGAAGGGAAGAGCTCTCTCACAACTAAGGAAGGCAATAGAGGGGTGAGGAAAGTGTACGTGAAAAGATTCCCCCAACTCTttccaatgtggattccctcttgatagtacgggttccctacgacgAAAGAGATAAAAAGCGAAGAAAaactccgtcttcgatcttttccttccagagatAATAGCTATCCAATGAAAGCCTAACCACCGAGAACCTGAAGCACTTAGCacaagattagaccaacaaagagttgccatcatcatccaaaacacaaagtagggaaatgcccttacacTCTTGATGGGGATTCTTCTTTCGGTGGTGCTTCGTCGGTCGGATCGTGTGCTAAAAGATGATTTCCTTGCCCCTGCCCCCTCCCTTAAATAGCTCACTGGCCATCTAGATTTGAGGTTCATGTCACCGCTTCTGTTGTCCTTCTTTGGCCATCGCGGAGATGGAAGAGAAGAGGATCCTAGGGCGATCTCAGTTCACATTCTAGCTGTCAATGCAGTTTGATCCTTGTCCTTGTCCCAACGGTGTTTGGATTGAGGCTACGACACGTTCCATGGCGGCAGTCGGCCTCTACTTCCTCGCTATTACATCACTTGGTCGAATTGCAACCACTTGGCAATGCGGTCTCTTTACCTCCCGACACAAAGTCGAATGGGAGGTTGTAGACCTTGGAGTGGGTGTAGCGGAGAGTTCCCCGACCCAAGTGGTGTAGTCCCCTATGGCGGTAAGCCTGGATCTGGGAGGAGGTTCCCAGGGACTGAATTCCTATCAAGCTTTGCAATATGGGGttcttttgtaaaaaaaaatgAGGACGTGTCGTGTTTTGTTGTTATTTTGGGGTCCTGGTGCTCAAAGTAAATTATGAAGGTAAATGTAAGGGCGTCTCCAAGATTGTGCATCAAATCAGTGTCTACAAATAGCGCTTAGGGGGCGGCCATCTGCACCAACTGTTCACCCCTGTTTTTTTCCTATATCTAGAGCAcgcaaaaataataaaagaaatatcATCCTTCGTGCATAATCATGTTGTGCAAatattccgatgcaacaataattcAAATACAAATATTACTATCCAACATGTACTTTCCCAAaaaatagttcaaatttgaaattcaACTTGTTCAGACATATTCTTCAATAGTCGTATCCATCATCTTCGTTTCATTCTCATATCCGTCCTCATTTGACGAGGACGTATCAATGAACTCGGAGTAGAAGTACTTCTCATCCAAAACCATCGTATGGCTTGAAAGTAAACAACATAATGTCAATAAATTTGGCTATGGCATTTGACCGAACATTTGCTGagcgtgtccgccatggacacaaATGTCGAGGGGCGGAGGGTACCTGGACGACACCTGGACCAGGGGTGAAATGGAGGCGGAAGTCCGGCAAGGCTTAGGCAGCAGAGTGACTGGTACAACAATGGTGTTGGTCTTAGAATACGCTGATACATAGTAAGGGGACGGGACATAGTGGGAAAACTAGGGCTTCAAGTGAGATTTTTGTGTGGTCCGTGAGTGTCAGAGGCTTACGTGGCATATGTCCCGGAGCTCGCAAACCTGCCCCGACTTTGCTTCCGGTTTATGTGATTTCGAACGTCCCGAATCATGCTGCGGACGTTTGATGCATGATTTTGGATGATCTAACATGTCCGGACAGCACGGACCAGACATTGGCGGGTTTTTAATGCACGGCGTTGGAGAGTTGCCCTTCTGCAGCGTTTTGGGTCCTTCTGGGTATGTGTGGCAGCGTGttaaaagagaaagagagagagagaatagctGCGTAATTGGCACGTGTGGCAGCCGCCATCTGGGTACGTAGACGTACGTACTACGAGAATCCAAGTCGAAAGTCCTTTGAAGTGAGTGACGGAGCGAGTGAAACGACACGTAAGATTGCTGACAAGTTTAACCCAATGCACATCAGCAGAGACTGAACACATGTCCAGCACATGGGGCCATCGTCTTCTTGTCTGCAGAAACGTGCAAAGAGCAACGTCGAACGTCGACCCACCCTGGTAGGCCTGCATGCAATACATGCACACGTGTCCCGCACGAAACCATGATCGGATGCATGAGCATGGGCACACGACGCCTACAGGGCGGCCACCCCGATTCTCGCTAGCCATGATGCAGTCGCCCCAAGTTTTTGCCGTCTCTGGCATGCCTCATCCCCTGCTTAATTTGACAGCTGATGCCTGATACGATGCATTGCTACTCTCTGGATCAGCGACCTCTCAGCCCAACACGTACGTTCGCCGGTCAGACTCCCGGCGCCGGCGTCCGGCCGGTCTATGGGCGTCGGTCCAAACGTGGGCCGCGGCTCCCATGAGTGCATGTGAGCCAGAACCTAGAAAGTTGGAATCCTTCACGTACGTTGCTAAAGCGTCTGGTCTCGCCCGGCTTACCACTCACTCCTACCAGGCTACCACCAATCTTTTCAACGTTGCCAATCCCGGCCGGAGCATGTCATGTCATGTCACACGATCCACGGCCCGGAGCACTATATAACCTGCGCGCCACAGGCCACAATGGAGACATCAATTGGAGAGCACACTAGGAAAGCACATAGGCAGTGCTGATCTATCCTCATCGATCGATCCATCCATCGTGGCCGGCCACAGCCATTAAGCCGACCCGTCCATCCGTCGAGCGCCGTCGCCATCGCGCGTTTATCGCCGTCCGGTGGATCGTGGAGGCCGCATAAGTACCACGCCTCCAGCCGCTAGCCTGCGCCGGTAGCTTGCCAGCCAGGGAGAGAGGGAAGCAAAAACCATGCCGTCGTCTCCGACCTCGGTCCACTGGCTGAGCCTGGTGGGGAGCGTCTGGCTGCAGACCATCAACGGCCCCAACTCCGACTTCCCCGTCTACTCGTCGGAGCTCAAGACGGTCAAGGGCATCTCCCAGGTGCAGCTCAACTTCCTCGCCTTCGCCTCCGACGCCGGGAAGCTCTTCGGCTGGTTCGCCGGCGTCGCCGCGCTCTACGTGCCTCTCTGGCTCGTGGCCGTCGTCGGCGCCGCCTTCGGGCTCGTGGGGTACGGCGTGCAGTTCCTGTTCCTGGACAGCCCCCGGCTCGCCTACTGGCACCTGTTCGCGCTCACCTCCCTCGCCGGCAACGGCATCTGCTGGATCAACACCGTCTGCTACCTCCTCTGCATCAACAACTTCCCCTCCGACAGCCGCGTCGCCGTCAGCCTCGCCACCAGCTACCTCGGCCTCAGCGCCAAGTTCTACACCACCATGGAAGACACGCTCAAGGGGCTCCGCTACTCCCAGGCCAAGAAGTACCTGCTCCTCAATGCCGTCGTGCCCATGCTCGTCACCCTCCTCGTGGTGCCGTCGCTCCGGGTGGTGAAGCCCGGGAGCGGCAAGAGGACCGACTTCGGGTTCTTCGCCATGTTCGCCATCACCCTGGCCACCGGAGCGTGCGCCGTCGTGGGCAGCATCGGGTCCAAGTCCCTCGGGGTCTCGTCCAAGGAGCACCTGATCAGCCTCTACGTGATGCTCGCCGTCCCGATCCTGATCCCGGTGGCGCTGAGGGTCCGGGAGAGCATGGCCAAGATACGGGCGGCGGCCAACAAGAGGGTGCACAGAGTGCACGACCTCGGCGAGAACGGCATGTGCTGGCTCAACAAGGAGATTGAGGTGGCCACCAacgtcaaggaggaggaggaggaggtgaaggagGCCGGCAGCGTGGAGCATGGAGGTCAGGAGGAGCTCGGCGGCCTCGGGCTGCTACGGAGGCTCGACTTCTGGATGTACTTCTTCAGCTACATGTTCAGTGGCACGCTGGGCCTGGTCTTCCTCAACAACCTGGGCCAGATCGCCGACTCCCGCGGCCTCGGCGACCCCTCCACTCTGGTCTCCCTGTCGTCCTCCTTCGGATTCTTCGGCCGCCTCCTTCCCGCCTTCCTGGACTACTACACCGCAAAGTGAGCCCACCTCACTCGCTCTGTTCTCTTCATCGTCACTTTGAATATTGTGTAGTCTTTGTTTATTATTACTGTACTTGGTAGTAGATTCTGACTAGATGATGTTCTGACTTGAGCAGGAGCGGCTACTCGATATCGAGGACGGCGTCGATGGCGTCGCTGATGGCGCCGATGGCCGGGGCCTTCTTCCTGCTGATGGACCCGAGGGACATGCTGCTGTACACGAGCACGGCGGTGATCGGGACGTGCACGGGCGCCATCACGTCGGTGGCG
Proteins encoded in this window:
- the LOC123060033 gene encoding protein NUCLEAR FUSION DEFECTIVE 4, with amino-acid sequence MPSSPTSVHWLSLVGSVWLQTINGPNSDFPVYSSELKTVKGISQVQLNFLAFASDAGKLFGWFAGVAALYVPLWLVAVVGAAFGLVGYGVQFLFLDSPRLAYWHLFALTSLAGNGICWINTVCYLLCINNFPSDSRVAVSLATSYLGLSAKFYTTMEDTLKGLRYSQAKKYLLLNAVVPMLVTLLVVPSLRVVKPGSGKRTDFGFFAMFAITLATGACAVVGSIGSKSLGVSSKEHLISLYVMLAVPILIPVALRVRESMAKIRAAANKRVHRVHDLGENGMCWLNKEIEVATNVKEEEEEVKEAGSVEHGGQEELGGLGLLRRLDFWMYFFSYMFSGTLGLVFLNNLGQIADSRGLGDPSTLVSLSSSFGFFGRLLPAFLDYYTAKSGYSISRTASMASLMAPMAGAFFLLMDPRDMLLYTSTAVIGTCTGAITSVAVSATSELFGTKNFGVNHNVLVANIPVGSLCFGYLAGFLYQREARGGNRCVGAACYRDTFLLWGLTCAVGTALCAALYARSGKRSGANKGPEVSGSAGV